From the Quercus lobata isolate SW786 chromosome 6, ValleyOak3.0 Primary Assembly, whole genome shotgun sequence genome, one window contains:
- the LOC115993657 gene encoding metalloendoproteinase 2-MMP-like — translation MSYKVFSLFSFTLLLLLLLPLHSHATSRNIHDKKLSPFEFLKHLQGCHKGEKVKGIHNLKAYLEKFGYLSYNHSQNQTHTNDDDFDELLESAIKTYQLNYHLNATGSMDANTVSTMMMPRCGVADITNGTNWMRSGKKKHHHRHVSFHTVSHYSFFQGNPKWQTSKYHLTYGFLPGTPTEAISPIAKAFETWAANTHFKFSRAQDQTNADLKIGFHRGDHGDGAPFDGAGGTLAHAFSPTNGRFHYDADEKWSVGAVPGSYDLETVALHEIGHLLGLGHSEVEGAIMWPAIRSGVTQGLHRDDIDGIKALYNF, via the coding sequence ATGTCTTATAAagttttttctctgttttcattcactctcctccttcttctccttcttcctctCCATTCCCATGCAACTTCAAGAAACATCCATGACAAAAAATTATCACCGTTTGAGTTTCTCAAACATCTTCAAGGATGTCACAAGGGAGAAAAGGTCAAAGGCATCCATAACCTCAAAGCCTACCTTGAGAAATTTGGTTATTTGAGCTATAACCATTCTCAAAATCAAACTCATACCaatgatgatgattttgatgaACTCTTGGAATCCGCCATTAAAACTTACCAACTTAATTACCATCTCAACGCCACAGGGTCAATGGATGCCAACACAGTATCAACAATGATGATGCCTCGTTGTGGGGTGGCAGATATCACCAATGGTACAAATTGGATGCGCTCAGGCAAGAAGAAACATCACCACCGCCATGTCTCTTTTCATACTGTCTCTCACTATTCTTTTTTCCAAGGAAATCCCAAGTGGCAAACTTCTAAGTACCATCTAACCTATGGATTTCTCCCTGGCACCCCAACTGAAGCAATAAGTCCCATCGCAAAAGCTTTTGAAACGTGGGCTGCAAACACACACTTCAAGTTCTCAAGGGCTCAAGATCAAACAAATGCAGATCTCAAAATTGGTTTCCATAGGGGGGACCATGGAGATGGGGCTCCTTTCGATGGAGCTGGTGGAACCCTAGCCCATGCTTTTTCACCGACTAATGGGCGATTTCATTATGATGCAGATGAAAAATGGAGTGTGGGAGCAGTCCCAGGTTCATATGACTTGGAGACAGTTGCCTTGCATGAAATTGGGCACCTTCTTGGGTTAGGGCATAGCGAAGTTGAAGGGGCCATCATGTGGCCTGCCATACGTTCAGGAGTGACCCAAGGTTTACATAGGGACGATATTGATGGCATTAAAgccttatataatttttaa